A part of Paenibacillus donghaensis genomic DNA contains:
- a CDS encoding sensor histidine kinase yields the protein MNRFSIFTNMDVRRLFGVLAAVPLVLLLAGLLNSQIALHGLETKLIERDYRIAGYLLEHGIRETEVAAAYSGEASAAQSFTGRKFLSGQGYTSETGREVLPEADQLRTRLLLGNILWAVLGACLILLPFLFYFKRQQNTLEDAQTVVVAFMRGNTASRLDCEKEGSLYQFFTAVNELATSLHAHVQAEQERKAFLKNTLEDISHQLKTPLAALSMYNEIILEDANNPDVVRKFSLQTTASLQRMERLIDNLLRITKLDAGTVKMDKQPYQLQQLLQETMLQYEASAQQERKTITLQGPEATILYCDAAWMAEAAGNLLKNALEHTAAGGRIHVCWRETPALVTIRFQDDGKGIHPQDLHHIFKRFYRSRFAQEIDGTGLGLPVTKSIVEAFGGSLSVESEPGSGCVFTMNFVKLTRL from the coding sequence ATGAACAGATTTTCAATTTTTACCAATATGGATGTGCGCCGCTTGTTTGGGGTGCTGGCTGCAGTTCCGCTTGTTCTGCTGCTGGCGGGTCTGCTGAATTCACAGATTGCCCTTCATGGGCTGGAGACCAAGCTGATCGAACGTGATTACCGGATAGCTGGCTATCTGCTGGAGCATGGAATCAGAGAGACTGAGGTTGCGGCCGCCTATTCGGGGGAAGCTTCTGCAGCGCAATCGTTCACCGGACGCAAGTTCTTGTCGGGGCAGGGGTATACGTCTGAAACAGGGCGGGAGGTGCTGCCGGAAGCGGATCAACTGCGGACCCGGCTCTTGCTTGGCAATATCCTGTGGGCAGTATTGGGTGCCTGCTTGATCCTGCTACCGTTTCTGTTCTACTTCAAGCGGCAGCAAAACACGCTGGAGGATGCTCAGACGGTGGTTGTAGCTTTTATGCGGGGGAATACGGCCTCAAGGCTGGACTGTGAGAAGGAAGGCAGTCTGTACCAGTTCTTCACGGCAGTCAATGAACTGGCTACCTCGCTGCATGCCCATGTTCAAGCAGAGCAGGAGCGCAAGGCTTTCCTGAAGAATACGTTGGAAGATATCTCTCATCAGCTAAAAACCCCGTTGGCCGCGCTGAGTATGTACAACGAAATCATCCTTGAGGATGCTAACAACCCTGATGTTGTACGCAAATTTTCACTGCAGACCACAGCCTCGCTGCAACGAATGGAGAGGCTGATTGACAATCTGCTCAGGATTACCAAGCTGGATGCCGGAACGGTAAAGATGGACAAGCAACCTTATCAGCTTCAGCAGCTGCTGCAGGAGACTATGCTTCAATATGAAGCCTCTGCACAGCAGGAGCGCAAAACAATCACTTTGCAGGGGCCGGAGGCTACGATCCTGTATTGCGATGCGGCATGGATGGCGGAAGCAGCAGGGAATCTGCTGAAAAATGCTCTGGAGCATACCGCAGCCGGTGGCCGGATCCATGTCTGCTGGAGAGAGACGCCTGCTCTGGTCACTATCCGGTTTCAGGATGACGGGAAAGGGATTCACCCTCAAGATCTGCATCACATCTTCAAGCGGTTTTACAGAAGCCGCTTCGCACAGGAGATCGATGGAACTGGTTTGGGTCTGCCAGTGACGAAATCCATAGTGGAGGCTTTTGGCGGGAGTCTCTCTGTGGAGAGTGAGCCAGGCAGCGGGTGTGTATTCACGATGAACTTTGTGAAGCTTACTAGATTGTAA
- a CDS encoding DnaD domain protein: MDGKEWSTWSEGAAFGLENGMAVIPYALLKHYRKLGLSGSEAMLLIHLLSFRQVEGIEFPSLEELQTVTGRSISVIAGELQKLMKEGFISIDGDNDELRDIHYERYNFTGLYGKLGTYLAVLRQESAGDQTSRSGGTPDLRAAAHHSGAAAPAGGYGTSAPPVQAREAEQGRSLFSIFEKEFGRPLSPMECETISGWVDQDRYPEELILLALKESVFAGKLHFRYIDRILLEWARNRVKNAQDVKTYSQKFRSGGR, encoded by the coding sequence ATGGACGGCAAAGAATGGAGTACCTGGAGCGAAGGCGCTGCCTTCGGTCTGGAGAACGGAATGGCCGTCATTCCATATGCGCTGCTGAAGCATTACCGCAAGCTGGGCCTCAGCGGCAGTGAAGCCATGCTGCTGATCCACCTGCTCTCCTTCCGTCAGGTGGAGGGGATTGAATTCCCTTCGCTGGAGGAATTGCAGACTGTAACCGGACGCAGCATCTCCGTGATTGCCGGTGAACTGCAGAAGCTGATGAAGGAAGGTTTCATCAGCATCGATGGGGATAACGACGAGCTGCGCGATATCCACTATGAGCGCTACAATTTCACGGGCTTGTACGGCAAGTTAGGCACTTATCTGGCTGTGCTGCGCCAGGAATCTGCGGGTGATCAGACTAGCAGATCCGGCGGTACGCCGGACCTGCGGGCTGCGGCGCATCATTCCGGTGCTGCCGCGCCTGCAGGCGGATACGGCACATCTGCTCCGCCTGTGCAAGCCAGGGAGGCTGAGCAAGGCCGCAGCCTGTTCAGCATCTTCGAGAAGGAGTTCGGCCGGCCGTTGTCTCCAATGGAATGCGAGACGATCTCTGGCTGGGTGGATCAGGACCGGTACCCGGAGGAGCTGATCTTGCTGGCACTGAAGGAATCCGTATTTGCAGGCAAGCTGCACTTCCGCTACATTGACCGGATTCTGCTGGAATGGGCCCGCAACCGGGTGAAGAATGCCCAGGATGTGAAGACTTATTCGCAGAAATTCCGCAGCGGCGGAAGATAA
- the asnS gene encoding asparagine--tRNA ligase, with product MANKSVIKNVNEHVGETVVIGCWVNNKRSSGKIQFLQLRDGTGYIQGVVVKSEVPEQVWDDAKSLTQESSLYVTGVIREEPRSQSGFEMTVTGIEVLHLTENYPITNKEHGVDFLMDHRHLWLRSAKQRAVLVIRAEIIRAVQQFFDQNGFTMVDPPILTPTSAEGTTNLFHTKYFEEDAYLTQSGQLYMEAAAMALGKVYSFGPTFRAEKSKTRRHLIEFWMIEPEMAFTDHEESLKVQEEFISHVVQSVLTNCRAELEAVGRDISKLENIKAPFPRITYDEAIKFLNDKEFEIAWGEDFGAPHETAIAQEYDKPVFITHYPASFKAFYMKPDPNRPEVVLCADMIAPEGYGEIIGGSQRIDDPALLEERFKEHNLSLDTYKWYMDLRTYGSVPHSGFGLGLERTVAWICGLDHVRETIPFPRTLYRLYP from the coding sequence AGAGTGTAATCAAAAACGTAAATGAACATGTTGGAGAAACGGTTGTTATCGGCTGTTGGGTCAATAACAAGCGCTCCAGCGGCAAAATCCAGTTCCTGCAGCTCCGCGATGGCACAGGTTATATCCAGGGTGTGGTGGTGAAATCCGAGGTGCCTGAGCAGGTATGGGATGATGCCAAGAGTCTTACCCAGGAGAGCTCGCTGTATGTAACCGGCGTGATCCGTGAAGAACCGCGTAGCCAATCCGGCTTCGAAATGACGGTAACCGGCATTGAAGTGCTGCATCTGACCGAGAATTATCCAATTACGAACAAGGAGCATGGTGTAGATTTCCTGATGGATCACCGTCACTTGTGGCTCCGCTCTGCGAAGCAGCGGGCAGTGTTGGTAATCCGTGCGGAGATTATCCGTGCGGTGCAGCAGTTTTTCGATCAGAACGGATTTACGATGGTAGATCCGCCGATCCTGACGCCTACTTCGGCAGAAGGAACGACCAACCTGTTCCACACGAAGTATTTTGAAGAGGATGCCTACCTGACGCAGAGCGGCCAGCTCTATATGGAAGCTGCTGCAATGGCGCTGGGCAAGGTGTACTCCTTCGGTCCAACTTTCCGGGCGGAGAAATCCAAGACCCGCCGCCACCTGATCGAGTTCTGGATGATCGAGCCGGAAATGGCCTTTACCGATCATGAAGAGAGTCTGAAGGTGCAGGAAGAGTTCATCAGCCACGTAGTGCAGTCTGTATTGACCAACTGCCGCGCTGAGCTGGAAGCGGTTGGCCGCGATATCTCCAAGCTGGAGAATATCAAGGCGCCATTCCCGCGCATCACGTACGATGAAGCGATTAAATTCCTGAACGATAAGGAATTCGAAATCGCCTGGGGCGAGGACTTCGGTGCTCCGCATGAGACGGCGATTGCCCAGGAATATGACAAGCCAGTCTTCATTACGCATTACCCGGCCTCCTTCAAGGCCTTCTATATGAAGCCAGATCCGAACCGTCCTGAAGTGGTGCTGTGCGCCGATATGATCGCACCTGAAGGATATGGTGAGATTATTGGCGGCTCCCAGCGGATCGACGATCCGGCTTTGCTGGAAGAACGTTTCAAGGAACATAACCTTTCGCTGGACACGTACAAATGGTACATGGACCTGCGGACCTACGGTTCAGTGCCCCATTCCGGCTTCGGTCTTGGATTGGAACGCACGGTAGCTTGGATCTGCGGCCTTGACCATGTACGCGAGACTATTCCATTCCCTCGTACACTGTACCGTCTCTACCCGTAA
- a CDS encoding ABC transporter permease: MNSYLGLIKQQGVVNRKKNRITLLCIAVAVCLVTTIFGMADMEIRTQIATTIKSGGNYHVMLKGISVDAAKLIGSRVDVGVSGWIGSSAAKGYTLHGKPLSVIGIEPEMAGAMGLDPAEGHFPQKRGEVMLDRQAMEQFSFALDTRISVNMSEGSSQEYTVVGVYRDFGSLKKADGHGLVVAYGENPTLEGKNEDSRQYLVQFKKRTDMQSAIKQIKQQLMLDDQQVVENTRLLGLIGQSRESYLLQLYTAAGILSVLVLAAGVLMIASSFNMSVLERTQFFGLLRCLGASKAQVRRFVLLEGIRFSLRGIPLGIVVGTVIVWSASAYLRAVNPGFFQEMPLFGISWISWMGGSLTGFITVIAASLAPSRKAARISPLSAVTGNLDTQSLAQSARAAQTKHVRVEVAMGLRHAFASPKNIMLLTGSFAVSIVLFLGFSILVQLMSHALIPLKPGTPDVSLVSPAGKASLSSALMERIKVVPDVSKIYGRKNMSEISTRSAAGEASINLISYEEQQFYWARKQLIKGSVREVEEVKNSVLVVESAELAWKIGDTIHLKFPSGEHEVRVAGILSSSAFRRVPGVFVLIGSESTFTALAGAQDYGAIDVQLDRAGGDDTVTALRDLVVGIQPAVQVSDQRQSNSEVQAMFSSFAIFTYGFLVIIALITVFNIVNSMNTSVTGRIYHYGVMRAVGMTVKQLRRMVAAEAAAYAFSGCLAGCSIGIPLHYYLYTIVITERWGFDWEVPLDMLGIILGLTLVTAMVSVIGPVKRIGRLEIVQMVNK, from the coding sequence ATGAACAGCTATCTGGGGCTGATTAAGCAGCAGGGTGTTGTGAACCGGAAGAAGAACCGGATTACCTTGCTGTGCATTGCGGTAGCTGTCTGCCTGGTGACTACTATTTTTGGAATGGCGGATATGGAGATACGCACTCAGATTGCCACTACGATCAAATCCGGCGGCAACTATCACGTCATGCTGAAGGGAATAAGCGTTGATGCCGCCAAGCTGATCGGCAGCAGGGTGGATGTGGGCGTATCAGGCTGGATCGGCAGCAGTGCTGCTAAAGGTTATACCCTGCATGGCAAACCGCTGTCTGTTATAGGGATCGAACCAGAAATGGCTGGAGCGATGGGACTTGATCCCGCAGAAGGACATTTTCCACAGAAGCGCGGAGAAGTGATGCTGGACCGTCAGGCTATGGAGCAATTCTCGTTTGCGCTGGATACGCGTATCTCCGTTAATATGTCGGAGGGAAGCAGCCAGGAATACACCGTTGTAGGGGTTTATCGTGATTTCGGCAGCCTGAAGAAGGCGGATGGTCATGGGCTTGTAGTGGCTTATGGGGAGAATCCGACTCTTGAGGGCAAGAATGAAGACTCCAGGCAATATCTGGTACAGTTTAAAAAAAGAACGGATATGCAGTCAGCCATAAAACAAATCAAACAGCAGTTAATGCTGGATGACCAGCAGGTGGTTGAGAATACCAGGCTGCTAGGGTTAATTGGACAGAGCCGGGAGAGTTATCTGCTTCAGCTCTACACAGCAGCGGGCATACTGTCCGTGCTGGTTCTGGCAGCAGGCGTGCTGATGATCGCCAGCAGCTTCAATATGAGCGTTCTGGAACGGACCCAGTTCTTCGGACTGCTGCGCTGTCTGGGGGCTTCGAAGGCCCAAGTCCGCAGATTCGTGCTGCTGGAGGGAATTCGTTTCAGCCTGCGCGGCATTCCGCTCGGAATTGTGGTCGGAACGGTGATCGTCTGGTCAGCATCCGCATACTTGAGGGCTGTAAACCCTGGCTTCTTTCAGGAGATGCCGCTGTTTGGAATCAGCTGGATCAGTTGGATGGGCGGAAGCTTGACCGGGTTCATCACAGTGATTGCGGCTTCACTTGCCCCGAGCAGAAAGGCAGCCAGAATATCACCGCTTAGCGCGGTCACCGGAAATTTGGACACACAATCTCTAGCGCAATCAGCAAGGGCTGCGCAAACGAAGCATGTCCGTGTTGAAGTAGCCATGGGACTGCGGCATGCTTTTGCCAGCCCAAAGAATATTATGCTGCTCACCGGTTCTTTTGCTGTCAGCATTGTCCTGTTTCTCGGCTTCAGCATTCTGGTGCAGTTAATGTCCCATGCGCTTATTCCGCTGAAGCCGGGTACTCCTGATGTTTCCTTGGTCAGCCCTGCCGGCAAGGCTTCATTAAGCTCTGCATTAATGGAAAGGATTAAGGTTGTTCCTGATGTAAGCAAGATCTATGGGCGCAAGAACATGAGTGAAATATCTACTCGTTCAGCTGCAGGAGAAGCCAGCATCAATCTGATCTCTTATGAGGAGCAGCAGTTCTACTGGGCCAGGAAGCAGCTGATCAAGGGAAGTGTTCGGGAAGTAGAAGAAGTGAAGAATAGTGTGCTGGTGGTAGAATCTGCTGAGCTTGCATGGAAGATAGGCGATACGATTCATTTGAAATTTCCATCCGGTGAGCATGAGGTGAGGGTCGCAGGGATATTATCATCCAGCGCTTTTCGCCGGGTGCCAGGAGTGTTTGTACTGATTGGCTCGGAGTCAACCTTCACGGCACTCGCAGGCGCTCAGGATTATGGGGCAATCGATGTGCAGCTTGACCGGGCGGGTGGTGACGACACCGTCACAGCGCTGAGGGACCTGGTTGTCGGGATCCAGCCTGCGGTACAGGTCTCAGATCAGCGGCAGAGCAATTCGGAGGTACAAGCGATGTTCTCTTCCTTTGCGATCTTCACCTATGGATTTCTGGTTATTATTGCTCTGATAACCGTGTTCAACATTGTCAACAGCATGAACACCAGTGTAACCGGCAGAATCTATCACTATGGCGTGATGCGCGCAGTCGGGATGACCGTTAAACAGCTGCGCCGCATGGTGGCCGCTGAAGCCGCGGCTTATGCATTCAGCGGGTGTCTGGCCGGTTGCTCCATTGGGATTCCATTGCATTATTATTTATATACCATCGTTATAACCGAACGATGGGGGTTTGACTGGGAGGTGCCGCTGGACATGCTGGGCATTATTCTGGGGCTGACCCTGGTAACCGCTATGGTGTCCGTAATAGGACCTGTCAAACGTATCGGCCGCCTGGAAATTGTGCAGATGGTTAACAAGTGA
- a CDS encoding ABC transporter ATP-binding protein: MELLEVNKVSKIYGSGDTSIEALKEVSFSVTKGEFVAVVGESGSGKSTLLNTLGALDTPTSGKVLIDGKDIFAMKEEKLTIFRRRNIGFIFQAYNLIPELTVEQNITFPLLLDYQKPEPEVVEEILSVLGLLERRSHLPRQLSGGQQQRVAIGRALITRPMLILADEPTGNLDSRNSDEVVALLKAASRRYQQTILMITHNMNMTSSADRVLRVTDGRLTDLGGRAE; encoded by the coding sequence ATGGAGCTATTAGAAGTTAATAAGGTTAGCAAAATCTACGGAAGCGGAGATACCAGCATTGAAGCGCTCAAGGAGGTTTCTTTCTCTGTAACCAAAGGAGAGTTTGTGGCTGTCGTCGGTGAATCTGGTTCCGGCAAAAGCACCCTACTGAACACATTAGGCGCGCTGGACACGCCTACCTCGGGTAAAGTGCTGATCGACGGCAAAGATATCTTTGCGATGAAGGAAGAGAAGCTGACGATATTCCGTCGCCGCAATATTGGATTTATCTTTCAGGCTTACAATTTGATCCCGGAGCTGACGGTAGAACAGAATATCACTTTCCCTCTCCTGCTGGATTATCAGAAGCCGGAGCCGGAGGTGGTTGAGGAAATTCTCAGCGTTCTGGGTTTGCTGGAGCGGCGCAGCCACCTCCCTCGCCAGCTGTCGGGAGGTCAGCAGCAGCGGGTGGCGATTGGCCGGGCACTGATCACTCGCCCCATGCTCATCTTGGCGGATGAACCGACCGGGAATCTGGACAGCAGAAACAGCGATGAGGTGGTTGCTCTGTTGAAGGCAGCTTCCAGGCGTTATCAACAGACGATCCTGATGATTACGCACAATATGAATATGACCTCGTCTGCGGACCGGGTGCTGCGAGTTACCGACGGCAGACTGACCGATCTGGGAGGACGGGCGGAATGA
- a CDS encoding response regulator transcription factor, whose translation MITILLVEDDLSLIDGLEYAMKKNGYAVDTARTVADAMTLYSQHTYDLLVLDLVLPDGTGFELCRKVRSNSAVPIIFLTASDEEVNIVMGLDIGGDDYITKPFKLNELFSRMKALLRRTLAYQEAGTVLSSNGILIELLTHRVIQDGQPLELTAAEYKLLCYLMKHPDIILERAAILQKLWDGHGEFVDDNTLSVYIRRLRTKIERTPNEPQFLLTVRGVGYKWKQGSSR comes from the coding sequence GTGATAACTATTCTTTTGGTCGAGGACGATCTCAGCTTAATAGACGGATTGGAATATGCAATGAAGAAAAATGGTTATGCAGTGGATACAGCCCGTACCGTAGCAGATGCGATGACCTTATATTCACAACATACATATGATCTACTGGTTCTGGACCTGGTCTTGCCCGATGGAACGGGGTTTGAGCTGTGCCGGAAAGTGCGGAGCAATTCAGCGGTGCCGATCATCTTTCTTACTGCATCCGACGAAGAGGTGAATATAGTAATGGGGCTTGATATTGGGGGCGATGATTATATCACTAAACCGTTTAAACTGAATGAGCTGTTCTCCCGCATGAAGGCGCTGCTTCGCAGGACGCTTGCTTATCAGGAAGCAGGGACTGTGCTGAGTTCCAATGGTATCCTGATCGAGCTGCTGACCCACCGTGTGATCCAGGATGGACAGCCGCTGGAATTGACTGCTGCGGAATACAAGCTGCTCTGTTACCTGATGAAACACCCGGATATCATCCTTGAACGTGCGGCCATTCTGCAGAAATTGTGGGATGGACATGGCGAATTTGTAGATGACAACACACTGTCCGTTTATATACGCAGGCTCAGAACCAAGATAGAGCGCACCCCCAATGAGCCGCAATTCCTGCTTACCGTTCGCGGAGTAGGCTACAAATGGAAACAGGGGAGCAGCCGATGA